The Arctopsyche grandis isolate Sample6627 chromosome 7, ASM5162203v2, whole genome shotgun sequence genome includes a window with the following:
- the S6kII gene encoding ribosomal protein S6 kinase II — protein MPLANAVDPWLQAPPRRPDAACASSSQSAESLQMAIDGETTIAAENAGNDSEIAEHEVELGEVIKEGHDKADPSQFELLKVLGEGSFGKVFLVRKVVGQDSGTLYAMKVLRKATLKIRDRERTKMERNILVDMGHPFIVKLHYAFQTSGKLYLILDFLRGGDLFSRLSKEVMFTEEDVKFYLAELALALNHVHSLGIIYRDLKPENILLDQDGHIALTDFGLSKLPMNDKAYSFCGTVEYMAPEVVNRRGHSFAADWWSFGVLMFEMLTGNLPFHGATRHDTMTQILKAKLGMPTNFSEEAQSLLRALFKRNPHNRLGAGPNGIEDIKRHEFFSTIDWPSLLAKKTRPPFRPAVSRADDAFYFDSEFTSRTPRDSPGVPASANAHELFRGFSFIAPCLLEETNDKTITNQNTAPPATNPAQETFWVGAINRNHFMEEYRLLGELGTGSFSICKLCEHRTSKTQYAVKIIDRSVYDPREEIEILLRYSHHPGIVTLRSVYEDGKCLLVVTELLRGGELLEYITERKRLTESEAQAIFKHVLQAVNYLHEHGVVHRDIKPSNILFATSERKPADIRLIDFGLAKQLRAENGLLMTPCYTANFVAPEVLKRAGYDAACDIWSLGVLLFIMLAGKTPFASTGDDSPEAILARIESGKVELSTGIWTTVSSGARNVVRRTLHVDPTKRPTADQLLTDPWLIDHSLNHSMLLNSQVIVQQNSSATQVIAESVSGLRRAVDKTFQVMSTSPKQPQSLGPVSLSHLAQRRNKPQYTAATSGKATQV, from the exons TGTGCCTCGTCGTCGCAGTCGGCCGAAAGTCTACAGATGGCGATCGACGGAGAGACGACCATAGCCGCTGAAAATGCTGGAAACGACAGTGAAATCGCCGAGCACGAAGTGGAATTGGGGGAAGTTATTAAAGAGGGACACGACAAGGCCGACCCGTCCCAGTTTGAACTTTTGAAAGTACTGGGAGAAGGATCTTTCGGAAAAGTATTCCTTGTTAGAAAAGTGGTTGGACAGGATTCTGGGACATTGTACGCAATGAAG GTTTTACGTAAAGCCACGCTGAAAATTCGCGATAGAGAGCGTACAAAAATGGAACGTAACATTCTCGTAGACATGGGACATCCGTTTATAGTAAAGTTACACTATGCGTTTCAAACATCGGGAAAGTTGTATTTAATACTGGATTTTTTACGAGGTGGTGATCTCTTTTCGAGGCTCAGCAAAGAG GTTATGTTTACCGAAGAGGATGTGAAGTTTTATCTCGCTGAGTTGGCTCTGGCACTTAATCACGTACATTCGTTAGGCATTATTTATCGCGATCTCAAACCGGAAAATATTCTGCTGGATCAGGACGGGCACATAGCGTTGACCGACTTTGGTCTCTCAAAGCTGCCGATGAACGATAAGGCATACAGCTTTTGTGGTACCGTTGAATATATGGCGCCCGAAGTCGTCAACAGACGGGGACATTCTTTTGCTGCGGACTGGTGGTCTTTTGGAGTTTTGATG TTTGAAATGCTCACTGGAAATCTACCCTTTCATGGTGCGACTCGTCATGATACTATGACTCAAATTTTAAAGGCAAAATTAGGCATGCCTACTAATTTCAGCGAAGAAGCTCAGTCGTTACTACGAGCGTTGTTTAAAAGAAATCCTCACAATCG GTTGGGAGCCGGGCCGAACGGAATTGAAGATATTAAACGGCACGAATTCTTCTCCACAATCGATTGGCCGTCACTGTTGGCGAAGAAAACGCGACCTCCTTTCAGACCGGCCGTTTCTAGAGCCGACGATGCTTTCTATTTCGATTCTGAATTTACGTCCCGCACGCCCAGGGATTCTCCAGGTGTTCCGGCTTCGGCCAACGCTCACGAACTCTTCCG AGGGTTCAGTTTTATCGCTCCGTGCTTATTAGAAGAAACTAACGATAAGACTATCACCAATCAAAATACGGCACCGCCTGCCACTAATCCGGCACAGGAAACGTTCTGGGTCGGAGCTATCAATAGAAATCATTTCATGGAAGAGTATAG attattggGTGAACTAGGTACTGGCTCTTTTTCAATCTGCAAATTGTGTGAACATCGAACGTCAAAGACTCAATATGCGGTCAAAATTATCGACAGATCTGTATATGATCCAAGAGAAGaaatagaaatattattaaG gtACAGTCACCATCCTGGCATCGTAACTCTTCGCAGTGTATACGAAGACGGAAAGTGTTTATTAGTCGTAACCGAGTTGTTGAGAGGTGGTGAGTTGCTTGAGTATATAACTGAAAGAAAACGTTTGACAGAGAGTGAAGCTCAAGCGATTTTCAAACACGTATTGCAAGCCGTCAACTATTTGCACGAACATGGAGTAGTTCACAG AGATATAAAACCGTCTAATATTTTATTCGCTACGTCAGAACGAAAACCAGCCGATATACGATTGATAGACTTTGGTTTGGCGAAGCAACTTAGAGCCGAAAACGGATTGCTGATGACTCCATGCTATACGGCTAACTTTGTCGCACCCGAAGTCTTGAAAAGAGCTGGTTATGACGCTGCGTGCGATATATGGAGTCTCGGTGTCTTACTGTTCATCATGCTGGCTGGTAAAACTCCATTTGCATCAACAGGTGATGATTCACCGGAAGCTATTTTAGCGAGGATCGAATCCGGAAAG GTAGAGTTGAGTACTGGAATTTGGACGACTGTCAGCTCTGGAGCGAGGAATGTCGTCCGTCGTACTCTTCACGTCGATCCCACCAAACGTCCGACAGCCGATCAACTTCTCACCGATCCGTGGCTCATAGACCACAGCTTGAATCATTCGATGCTGTTAAATTCCCAAGTGATCGTCCAACAG aacTCGTCTGCCACTCAAGTCATCGCCGAGAGCGTTTCCGGGCTGCGGAGAGCCGTAGATAAGACATTCCAAGTTATGAGCACCTCGCCCAAACAGCCGCAGAGTCTGGGACCAGTGTCTCTGTCTCACCTCGCCCAGAGAAGAAACAAACCGCAATACACGGCTGCGACTTCCGGCAAAGCGACACAAGTTTAA